A region of Lycium barbarum isolate Lr01 chromosome 3, ASM1917538v2, whole genome shotgun sequence DNA encodes the following proteins:
- the LOC132631369 gene encoding uncharacterized protein LOC132631369 — protein sequence MVRNLWENLTQRVMNEYFLGILLTARHTRSTTKELSMWKKGTHDDEAVDVEFSKVPDEAIEISNGKMELMSQVKQGNEEDAVKSPEGSEEPGPSITPLDTERRVVDVVSGTPRDEQRSRSHASIDINDGSNMEERGPSNPEVQVSNGKHKRSHILHNVIIPLDFGKDKARLVVQGYNQEEGIDYRETCAHVERMEAIRILIAFPSHMEFKLFQMDVKSAFLNGYLKEEIFVKQPPNFESHKHSGHVFKLDKALYDLKQAPRSWY from the exons ATGGTAAGGAATCTTTGGGAAAATTTGACGCAAAGAGTGATGAATGAATATTTCTTGGGTATTCTTCTCACAGCAAGGCATACAAGGTCTACAACAAAAGAACTTAGTATGTGGAAGAAA GGAACACACGATGATGAAGCTGTAGATGTGGAGTTTTCAAAGGTTCCTGATGAAGCCATTGAAATCTCAAATGGAAAGATGGAGTTGATGAGTCAAGTCAAGCAGGGCAACGAAGAAGATGCAGTAAAATCTCCAGAAGGCTCAGAGGAACCAGGTCCCTCCATTACTCCACTTGACACTGAACGTCGGGTAGTTGATGTTGTGTCAGGTACTCCCAGGGATGAACAACGAAGCAGAAGTCATGCTTCTATAGATATCAATGATGGATCAAACATGGAAGAACGTGGTCCCTCGAATCCTGAAGTCCAAGTATCTAACGGGAAACACAAAAGGTCTCATATACTCCACAATGTGATTATTCCCTTAGACTTTG GCAAAGACAAGGCAAGGCTAGTGGTTCAAGGCTACAATCAAGAAGAAGGCATTGACTATCGTGAAACCTGTGCTCATGTGGAAAGAATGGAAGCAATCAGGATTCTTATTGCTTTTCCATCTCATATGGAATTCAAATTATTCCAAATGGATGTGAAAAGTGCCTTCCTTAATGGGTACTTGAAGGAGGAAATTTTTGTCAAGCAACCTCCTAATTTTGAAAGTCATAAGCATTCTGGGCATGTGTTCAAGCTTGACAAGGCTTTATATGATTTAAAGCAAGCTCCTCGATCATGGTATTAG